One stretch of Cyclopterus lumpus isolate fCycLum1 chromosome 10, fCycLum1.pri, whole genome shotgun sequence DNA includes these proteins:
- the LOC117737124 gene encoding LOW QUALITY PROTEIN: zinc-binding protein A33-like (The sequence of the model RefSeq protein was modified relative to this genomic sequence to represent the inferred CDS: inserted 2 bases in 2 codons; deleted 7 bases in 4 codons; substituted 1 base at 1 genomic stop codon) — MADANAIEELQSELTCPVCLELFCDPVILECGHHFCQQCIIQCWEAKSDELSSCPKCRKSSGRKLRPNSLLCNVVDSVRRARAMDTAAGTSGWAPEGALEEPEEREPGSSMSSLASSIGHWPRLGTDMDMCEEHEEKLKLYCEDDQLPICLVCGMSRDHKTHNVIPITEAFENYKDKLSVALERVSCRPRMATLFQRQTNEKSLLITGTKIRERAGDLEEMVQCSLAVLREFLLKEEERIKEKLQKQKEEKLDQLEEALTETTEQISHLEKYGDRLRLKLGEEENPEQLKGIKDFIGGTESLFERPPEVGEDLQSGEFLGPLQYRTWRKMSSIFQPAVKAVTLDQTQPTRAVWVSQCRTSVSVGRIQPNLPNNPERFTLYNIVLGSEAFSSGRHYWEVEVGSKTAWXLGVATASVNRKDEISLCPDDGFWTLVLRDSADGTSEYEACTDSEESLIYPSKPPRRVGVYLDYSRGDVGFYDAGNMSHLFTXYNAKFKEPVFPYFNPWPIINGYNREPLTVVTPHWGXRSSLSEDRLRNNVLSNVLVNYQLCQIHRARLDHTSGCMSCSGCNRELIPRHIKSKL; from the exons ATGGCGGACGCCAACGCGATTGAGGAACTACAGTCGGAGCTCACCTGCCCAGTGTGTTTGGAGCTGTTCTGCGATCCCGTGATCCTCGAGTGCGGACACCACTTCTGCCAGCAGTGCATCATCCAGTGCTGGGAAGCCAAGTCGGACGAGTTGTCGAGTTGCCCCAAGTGCAGAAAGTCGAGCGGTCGTAAGCTCCGACCCAACTCGCTCCTGTGCAACGTCGTGGACAGTGTGCGCAGGGCCCGCGCCATGGACACGGCCGCGGGGACAAGCGGGTGGGCCCCGGAGGGCGCGCTGGAGGAGCCGGAGGAACGGGAGCCCGGGTCCAGCATGAGCAGCCTGGCCTCGTCCATCGGGCACTGGCCGCGC CTGGGCACGGACATGGATATGTGCGAGGAGCACGAGGAGAAGTTAAAGCTGTACTGTGAGGACGACCAGCTCCCCATATGTCTGGTGTGCGGCATGTCGAGGGACCACAAGACTCACAATGTCATCCCCATTACAGAGGCCTTTGAAAACTACAAG GATAAGCTGTCTGTCGCTCTAGAGAGAGTT AGCTGCAGACCGAGGATGGCCACGCTCTTCCAAAGGCAGACCAATGAAAAGAGCCTCCTCATCACAGGTACCAAGATACGC GAGCGAGCAGGAGATCTGGAAGAGATGGTCCAATGC AGTTTGGCCGTCCTGAGGGAGTTCCTTCTGAAGGAGGAAGAGCGCATAAAGGAGAAACTGCAGaagcagaaagaggagaagcTCGACCAGCTGGAGGAGGCGCTCACGGAGACCACAGAGCAAATCAGCCACTTGGAAAAGTACGGC GACCGGCTTCGCCTCAAActcggagaagaagaaaacccaGAGCAGCTCAAG GGAATCAAAGATTTCATCGGCGG GACTGAGAGCTTGTTTGAGCGCCCCCCAGAGGTGGGTGAGGATCTGCAGTCGGGAGAGTTTCTGGGACCTCTGCAGTACAGGACCTGGAGGAAAATGAGCTCAATATTTCAgccag CTGTGAAAGCGGTGACCCTGGACCAGACACAGCCTACCCGTGCCGTGTGGGTGTCCCAGTGTCGCACCAGCGTCTCCGTGGGACGAATCCAGCCCAACCTGCCCAACAACCCAGAGCGCTTCACTCTCTACAACATCGTCCTGGGCTCTGAAGCCTTCTCCTCTGGGAGGCACTACTGGGAGGTGGAAGTGGGCTCCAAGACAGCGT GTCTGGGTGTGGCCACGGCCTCCGTCAACAGGAAGGATGAGATCAGCCTCTGCCCGGATGATGGTTTCTGGACCCTGGTGCTGAGGGATAGCGCTGACGGCACCAGCGAGTATGAGGCATGCACCGACTCGGAGGAGAGCTTGATATATCCCTCCAAACCCCCCAGACGGGTGGGGGTCTATCTGGACTATAGTCGAGGTGACGTGGGGTTTTACGATGCAGGAAACATGAGCCACCTCTTCA TCTATAATGCAAAATTCAAAGAGCCAGTTTTCCCGTACTTTAATCCCTGGCCGATTATCAACGGATACAACCGGGAGCCCCTCACCGTAGTGACGCCCCACTGGGGATAGAGGTCCTCTTTATCGGAGGACAGACTCAGGAATAATGTACTTTCAAACGTTTTGGTGAACTACCAACTCTGTCAAATACACCGCGCTCGACTTGACCACACCTCAGGCTGTATGAGTTGTAGCGGCTGCAATCGTGAGCTAATCCCACGTCACATAAAATCGAAATTATAA
- the cabp2b gene encoding calcium-binding protein 2 isoform X1: MFMIIREPSSGGGSAGGMSVPSERSAKQVQAAIKKKLEKQKQRSNGQAGGVGVIQTAQPPRHHKSGQFPQMTAATASEDRETLEEELAEMMEGPPRGKGEKEEEGEPVDLLPMVDSVFGQDRELRPEELDELREAFVEFDRNKKGYISHKDLGECMRTMGYMPTEMELIELSQQICGGKVDFEDFVELMGPKMLAETADMIGVKELRDAFKEFDSNGDGQISLTELREAMKKLMGEQVTHREINEILRDVDLNGDGLVDFEEFVRMMSR; the protein is encoded by the exons ATGTTCATGATCATTCGAGAGCCGTccagtggaggaggcagtgcAGGAGGGATGAGTGTGCCATCGGAGAGGAGTGCAAAACAG GTGCAGGCGGCTATTAAGAAGAAGCTGGAGAAGCAGAAGCAGCGAAGCAACGGGCAGGCAGGAGGTGTAGGAGTCATTCAAACTGCGCAGCCTCCTCGCCACCACAAATCCGGTCAGTTCCCTCAGATGACAGCGGCGACGGCctctgaggacagagagacgctggaggaggagctggcagAGATGATGGAGGGACCACCGAGAggaaagggggagaaagaggaggagggggagcctGTCGACCTGCTGCCCATGGTGGACTCTGTGTTTGGACAG GACAGAGAGCTGAGACCAGAGGAGCTTGACG AGCTCCGAGAGGCATTTGTGGAGTTTGATCGGAACAAAAAAGGCTACATCAGTCACAAAGACCTCGGCGAGTGTATGAGGACAATGGGATACATGCCGACAGAGATGGAGCTCATCGAACTGAGCCAGCAGATCT GTGGAGGTAAAGTTGACTTTGAGGACTTTGTGGAGCTGATGGGACCCAAGATGTTGGCAGAGACAGCCGACATGATTGGAGTCAAAGAACTACGAGATGCATTCAAAGAG tTTGACTCTAATGGTGACGGTCAGATCAGTTTAACTGAGCTCCGTGAAGCCATGAAGAAGCTGATGGGGGAACAAGTGACCCACAGAGAGATCAACGAGATCCTCCGAGATGTCGACCTCAACGGAGATGGTCTGGTGGACTTTGAgg AGTTTGTGCGAATGATGTCCCGCTGA
- the cabp2b gene encoding calcium-binding protein 2 isoform X2 codes for MGNCTKPKDKMKKDRELRPEELDELREAFVEFDRNKKGYISHKDLGECMRTMGYMPTEMELIELSQQICGGKVDFEDFVELMGPKMLAETADMIGVKELRDAFKEFDSNGDGQISLTELREAMKKLMGEQVTHREINEILRDVDLNGDGLVDFEEFVRMMSR; via the exons ATGGGCAACTGCACCAAACCTAAAGACAAAATGAAGAAG GACAGAGAGCTGAGACCAGAGGAGCTTGACG AGCTCCGAGAGGCATTTGTGGAGTTTGATCGGAACAAAAAAGGCTACATCAGTCACAAAGACCTCGGCGAGTGTATGAGGACAATGGGATACATGCCGACAGAGATGGAGCTCATCGAACTGAGCCAGCAGATCT GTGGAGGTAAAGTTGACTTTGAGGACTTTGTGGAGCTGATGGGACCCAAGATGTTGGCAGAGACAGCCGACATGATTGGAGTCAAAGAACTACGAGATGCATTCAAAGAG tTTGACTCTAATGGTGACGGTCAGATCAGTTTAACTGAGCTCCGTGAAGCCATGAAGAAGCTGATGGGGGAACAAGTGACCCACAGAGAGATCAACGAGATCCTCCGAGATGTCGACCTCAACGGAGATGGTCTGGTGGACTTTGAgg AGTTTGTGCGAATGATGTCCCGCTGA
- the LOC117737126 gene encoding beta-crystallin B1-like, giving the protein MSSGDKSKTSSQTDGKAAQSKKSEMGMMAYKMYVFDQENFQGRVIEISNECMNVCEMGMDRVRSLRVECGPFVGFEQMNFCGEMYILEKGEYPRWDSWSNCQKNDYLLSFRPVRMDPEKHKICLYEVGEFKGRKMEIMDDDVPSLFSYGFTDRVGSIIVSCGTWVGYQFPGYRGSQYLLEKGEFRHFNEFGARHPQFQSVRRIRDMQWHQQGCYTMASK; this is encoded by the exons ATGTCCAGTGGAGATAAGTCCAAGACTTCTTCCCAGACCGATGGGAAGGCTGCTCAGAGCAAGAAGTCTGAGATGGGAATGATGGCTTACAAG ATGTATGTCTTCGACCAGGAGAACTTCCAGGGTCGCGTGATCGAGATCAGCAACgagtgcatgaatgtgtgtgagatggGCATGGACCGCGTGCGCTCCCTGCGCGTTGAGTGTGGACC CTTCGTGGGCTTTGAGCAAATGAACTTCTGCGGTGAGATGTACATCCTGGAGAAGGGAGAGTATCCTCGCTGGGACTCCTGGAGCAACTGCCAGAAGAACGACTACCTGCTGTCCTTCAGGCCCGTCAGAATg GACCCCGAGAAGCACAAGATCTGCCTGTATGAGGTTGGAGAGTTCAAGGGCCGCAAGATGGAGATCATGGATGACGACGTTCCCAGCCTGTTCTCCTACGGCTTCACCGACAGAGTGGGCAGCATCATTGTCAGCTGTGGAAC CTGGGTGGGATACCAGTTCCCTGGATACCGTGGAAGCCAGTACCTGCTGGAGAAGGGCGAGTTCAGGCACTTCAATGAGTTCGGCGCCCGCCATCCTCAGTTCCAGTCCGTGAGGCGTATCCGTGACATGCAGTGGCACCAACAGGGCTGCTACACCATGGCCAGCAAATGA
- the cryba1l1 gene encoding crystallin, beta A1, like 1, with protein sequence MYRTTRSPMMQPLVNSGMGMAPFFKATVFEQEHFQGKCLEFTSECCNIQDCGLDNIRSIRVESGAWVGFEHHDFQGQQFILERGEYPHWDAYSGSLSYHVERLMSLRPIYCASHQSSRMVIYERENFIGRSVEICDDYPSLQAMGWMMPEVGSMHVQCGAFVCYQHPGYRGQQYIMECERHSGDYQHWRNWGSHCQTPQIQSIRRIQH encoded by the exons ATGTACAGAACTACAAGGTCCCCAATGATGCAGCCGCTGGTCAACTCAGGAATGGGCATGGCTCCTTTCTTCAAG GCGACTGTGTTCGAGCAGGAGCATTTCCAGGGCAAGTGCCTGGAGTTCACCTCCGAGTGCTGCAACATTCAGGATTGCGGACTGGACAACATCCGCTCCATCAGAGTGGAGAGCGGAGC CTGGGTGGGTTTCGAGCACCATGACTTCCAGGGCCAGCAGTTCAtcctggagagaggagagtacCCCCACTGGGACGCTTACAGTGGTTCCCTCTCCTACCACGTGGAGCGCCTCATGTCACTGCGCCCCATCTACTGTGCC TCCCACCAGAGTAGTCGCATGGTCATCTATGAGAGGGAGAACTTCATCGGCCGCAGTGTGGAGATCTGTGACGACTACCCCTCTCTGCAGGCCATGGGCTGGATGATGCCTGAAGTTGGCTCCATGCACGTGCAGTGCGGCGC CTTCGTGTGCTACCAGCACCCCGGATACAGGGGCCAGCAGTACATCATGGAGTGTGAGAGGCACAGCGGAGACTACCAGCACTGGAGGAACTGGGGGTCCCACTGTCAGACCCCCCAGATCCAGTCCATCAGGCGCATCCAGcactga